In Acidimicrobiales bacterium, the sequence GCCGACCGGCAAGAAGAACAGGCACGCCAAGAAGAAGGCCGAGAACACGCTCATCAAGATCGACTACCTCCTCGACGGCCACGTGCGGCCGAAGATCGGCAAGCTGAAGGTCGAGCGCACAGGGCTCGCTCGGATCGAGTCCGTGTTCCAGGACATGGACGAGGCGGGCCACGCCACCAGCACCATCGACCACACGTGGAGCTACTTGAACCAGGCCTGCCAGTTCGGCATCCGTCAGGGTCTCATCAAGACGAACCCGGTGGCCGACGTCCTGCTCCCCGAGGCCCGGCCCGCCAAGGAGCGCAACTCGCTCACGATCGCGCAGGTCGAACCCCTGCTGCTCGTCGCCATCCCGGAAGACTCTCGGCCTGCGTTGTGGGTTACGGGTCTCATGTGCGGCCTCCGACCGGGCGAGCTCAGCGGCCTGCGCTGGGCCCATCTCGACATCGACAGCGACGACCCCCACCTCGTCGTCGCCGAGCGGGCCAACGAGGTGAACAAGCGCTACGTCGGCCAGGCCGAGCCCAAGACCTCCCGCAAGGGCGGCATCGGCCTCCACCCGCTCGCCGTCGCCGCCCTGCGCCATCACCGAGCCGAGGTGCACCTGCTCGGTCTCTACGACCCGGACGGGTTCGTGTTCTGCACTCGCAACGGGACGCCGATCTCGGTGTCGAACCTCCGCCGCGACTTCAAGCGGCTCTGCCAGCGTGCCGGCCTCGAGGGCGACTGGACCACCTACGACCTGCGCCACTCCTTCGTGTCGCTCGTCTCCGACAAGCTCAACGACCTGGTCAAGGTCGCCGACCTGGTCGGTCACAGCAACACCCGCACTACCGAGGGCTACCGCCACGCCGTCCGGCCGACGCTCCCCCACGCCGTGAACGCCTGGAACGAACTGCTCGCTCAGAAAGCGAAGACCAGTAGGAAGCCAAAGGCGGGAGGGCCGAGAAGACCGGAGCTCAAGAAGGCGTCCGAACGACAGAGTGGCGGCCGGGCCGACGTGCCGCCTGCGCCTGCCGCACCCGCTGGGCGGCGGCCTCCCGGCGCCCCACCGATCATGACGCGGCCGGGCCCCGGCCGCGTCGCGTTCCGGGACGTCAATCTGCGCCGCCGATGTCAGGCGACGTCGTGTGAGCCAACGGCCGCCCACCGAGAAATGACGGCGGCGGGTACGAGGATGCGGCGGCGGAGCCTGATGCA encodes:
- a CDS encoding site-specific integrase is translated as MAWVTFPDGSRRKVERVEKDDADADLKNLLFERATAEGAAPRRERLASFDQVINAWVASGAPRPPTGKKNRHAKKKAENTLIKIDYLLDGHVRPKIGKLKVERTGLARIESVFQDMDEAGHATSTIDHTWSYLNQACQFGIRQGLIKTNPVADVLLPEARPAKERNSLTIAQVEPLLLVAIPEDSRPALWVTGLMCGLRPGELSGLRWAHLDIDSDDPHLVVAERANEVNKRYVGQAEPKTSRKGGIGLHPLAVAALRHHRAEVHLLGLYDPDGFVFCTRNGTPISVSNLRRDFKRLCQRAGLEGDWTTYDLRHSFVSLVSDKLNDLVKVADLVGHSNTRTTEGYRHAVRPTLPHAVNAWNELLAQKAKTSRKPKAGGPRRPELKKASERQSGGRADVPPAPAAPAGRRPPGAPPIMTRPGPGRVAFRDVNLRRRCQATSCEPTAAHREMTAAGTRMRRRSLM